GATTAATGAAAGTTAATTTCCATCATGCTGTTTCCGGAATTGCACCAGGTCAGTCGGCTGTCTTTTACGAGGATAACGACCTCCTGGGTGGCGGATTCCTGCTTTAAGTGATTCAAAATCTAATCCGCTACACATCACTTATTTCATTCACTTTACAAAAATTTAAAGCAAATGGATTTTGCATTGGGGTGATTAATGCCTTTATTTGCAAAAAACGCATCCTTTAATGGCAAAAAATCTACTAATCGTTGAGTCACCCGCAAAAGCAAAAACCATAGAAGGCTACCTTGGAAAAGACTTTATGGTTAAATCGAGTTACGGACATATTCGCGACCTGGTAAAAACTGACGACGCGATCGATGTTCTTAATAACTTTACCCAGAAATATGAAGTTCCCGCCGACAAGAAGGCGGTAGTAAGCGAACTGAAGAAACTAGCGAAAGAAGCAGACGTTGTTTGGCTTGCATCGGACGAGGACCGCGAGGGAGAAGCTATTTCATGGCATCTTTTTGAAACACTCGGACTGAAGGAGGATAAAACTAAACGGATAGTATTTCACGAGATCACCAAGCCGGCGATACTGAGGGCCATTGATAATCCGCGTAAAATAGACTACAATCTTGTTAACGCACAGCAGGCACGCCGTGTTCTCGACAGGCTGGTGGGCTTCGAGCTTTCTCCTGTATTATGGAAAAAAGTTAAACCTTCACTTTCAGCCGGGCGCGTTCAATCTGTAGCGGTGCGGCTGATCGTAGAGCGGGAACGAGAGATAAATAAATTTAAAACAACTGCTGCGTATAAAGTAGTAGCCATATTTTCTACCGGAAAACAAAAGGAGCTTTTCAGGGCAGATCTATCGGAGCGGTTTGATACCGAAGCAGAAGCGACAGAGTTTCTGCAGGCATGTAAGAATGCTGCATACAAAATAGAAAGTCTTGAAACACGCCCGGCAAAAAGAAGTCCGGCCCCTCCCTTTACTACCTCTACATTACAACAGGAAGCTAGCAGAAAGCTTGGCTTTTCGGTTTCCCGAACAATGACTGTTGCCCAAAAACTATACGAATCGGGAAAGATAACGTACATGCGTACTGATTCGGTTAATCTTTCGGAAACGGCTCTTGACGCTGCTTCAAACGAAATTAACAAAGCTTACGGCAATCAATATCACCAGTTACGGAAATTTAAGACAAAATCGGCAGGGGCGCAGGAAGCACACGAAGCGATCCGTCCTACTTATTTCGATCAGCACAGCATCGAGGGTGATAACTCTGAAAAACGACTGTATGAGCTTATCTGGAAAAGGGCTATTGCATCGCAGATGAGTGAAGCAAGGTTTGAAAAAACAACTGCAAAGATCGGGATTTCTACCCGCGCTGAACAGTTTATAGCAAACGGCGAGGTGATGAAATTCGATGGCTTTCTAAAGGTATATATCGAGTCGACCGACGAAGATCAGGATGTAAACCTGGATGATGAAAGCGGCAATGCTATCCTGCCGCCGTTAAGCAAAGGCCAGGATCTGAAGGCCCAGGAAATTACAGCTACGGAACGCTTTAGCCGGCCTCCCGCGAGATATACGGAAGCAAGTCTCGTTAAGAAACTTGAAGAGCTGGGCATAGGGCGTCCTTCCACTTACGCTCCTACTATTTCTACTGTACAGAACCGCGGATATGTTGTAAAAGAAGACAGGGAAGGGAAGTCGAGAACATATTGCGTTTTCAGTTTAAAGAACGGAGAGATAAATAAAGACACAAAGACTGAAATTACCGGAGCTGAAAAAGCGAAGCTCTTCCCTACCGACATCGGTGCCGTAGTGAACGATTTCCTGATTCAATATTTCAAAGGGATTGTGGATTACCATTTCACAGCCAATGTTGAAAAGGAATTTGATGAAATAGCGCACGGATTGAAAGAGTGGACTGAAATGCTGAAGTCATTTTATAGCCCCTTCCACCAGGAAGTAGAAAATACCATACAAACCGCTGAAAAAGCCAGAGGGGAACGCGATCTTGGCATTGATCCGGCAAGCGGGAAAAAGGTATCCGTCAGGATCGGAAGGTTTGGACCGTTCGTCCAGATTGGAGAGGCTGACGATGAGGAAAAACCGCGCTATGCAAGCCTTAGGAGCGGCCAGATGATCGAAACAATCAGCCTTGAAGATGCACTGGAACTTTTTAATCTGCCAAAAAAAGTCGGTGCCTTCGAAGATAAAGATATGACTGTGGCTATCGGCAGGTTCGGTCCTTATATCCGGCACAACAGTGCGTTTTATTCCCTGCCTAAGGATGTAGACCCGCATAGTGTCACAGAAGAACAAGCGATAGAAATTATAAAGAATAAGCGGATAAAGGATGCGGAGAAGCTTATTAAAACGTTTGATGAAGATCCTGCCGTTAAGGTTTTAAACGGTCGCTGGGGGCCTTATATTGAATACGGCAAACAGAACGTTAAAATCCCCAAAGGGAAGGAAGCAAAAGATCTTACATTCGAGGAAGTAAAGGCGCTGGCAGAAGCCGCCGAGAAAGAACCCAAGAAAAAAGGTGGAAGGTTTGCGAAAAAGAAGGGATAAATAGTATCGAGATATGAGTATCAAGATTTGAGACAGGAGATTTGAGAAAAATACTAATATCTAACAACCCAAGATATGAAAAAAGATCTGCCCGAAAATATTGTTGAAGATATAGCTATTGCTGTGGTTCTTGAAAGAGAGAGTCCCGAAGCAAAAGTTTGGAATGTCTATCTCGTTAATCTGAAGGCTGAACAGATTGATATGGTACTTGTGTCATCTAAGGGCTACGGACAAAAGGATGGCAAAGATGTAAAAACATCTATACTTCGCCATTCTATAGGCACCGTTGAAAGCGGCAGTTATGCCCTGATTGAAGCTATAGACGAACAGGTATTCGGCCTTACAAATGAATACTGGCTCAGCTATTATATAAAAGATCAGATATACGATAAAAAGTTCATCTTCCTTCCCGAAAGCATCGTTGAATCGAACATCATCAGGATACCCGTCGTTAATAAACCGGGAGTAATGATCAGGTAAAGAGCGCCTGAAATCTTTTTTTATGAATTTAAATCTTCTTAAATTCACAAAAATCTTTTATATGCCTTCCGAAAAATCTTTCACAAAGAAACAGATCACCGTTCTTCTTGCCTTCATTGCCGTGCTTTCCATTGCCGGCATTACCTACTGGAACTTAAAACGCTATAAAAAAAGCAATTATGTGGAGTACAGTAAATACATTGAGAGCTTTACCAGTGGAATCGTATCGCGCGAAAGTGCGATACGTATAAGACTGGCCAGTGATATTCAGAATACCTATTCGGCGGGAAAGCCGGCGGGAGACGACTTGATAGAAATTTCTCCGGACGTGAAGGGAAAGGTCTATTGGATTGATTCAAGAACATTGGAGTTTAAGCCGGATTCTGAGCTCGACCCAAATCAAAAATACGACGTAACGTTCCATCTTGATAAGGTAATGGAAGTGCCTGGCGAAATGGACGAATTTTCATTCGATTTTCAGACCATCAAGCCCGACTACGAAATAGAGTTTTCGGGACTTCGATCTGCCAGTAACAGTTCGCCCGATAAAATGAAACTTTCGGGAACGCTCATTATGTCGGATACAGAGGAGGACACAAAAGTGGAGCAGCTTCTTAAAGTGGAAAGTCCGTATAAGACAACAGTGACATGGCAGCATAATAATGAATCGAGAACTCACCAGTTTACTATCGACAATATAACCAGAGCCGAAAGAGCCCAGGCCATATCAATATTGTGGGACGGCAGCACCCTGGATATTGACAAAAGCGGAAAAAAGAAATTTGAAATTCCGGCTGTCGGCGATTTTAAAGTCCTGGATATTCGTGCCATTCAGGATAATGAGCAGTACGTTCTCGTACAGTTTTCAGACCCGCTGCGAATTGGACAGGAATTAAACGGACTTCTCGGGATCACCAATTCCGAAATGCCAGCCTACACCATCCAGGGAAGCGAGGTAAAGCTTTACCCGTCGGAACGACTTGAGGGGAACTATGGAGTATTTGTCAACGAAGGGATTGAAAATTTCTCAGGAAAGAAACTCCCCCGTTCTTTCAATGCCAATGTATTTTTCGAAAACCGGCTGCCCTCAGTGACCATCCCGGGAAAAGGTGTGATCCTCCCCCATTCGGGCAAACTGATGATGCCTTTCGAGGCTGTGAATCTGAAAGCTGTTGACGTAACCATCATTAAGATTTATGGAAATAACATTCCACAATACCTGCAGGAAAATTCACTTGACGGCGATGTCAACCTCCGCCAGGTAGCAAAACCGATAAAGCAGGTAAGCATCCGGCTTGATGACGACAAAAGTGTAAACCTTCACAAGAAGACACGCTTCATGCTGGATATCGACAAACTTTTAAGGACTGAGCCCGGCGCTATCTACAGAATTATGATCGGATTCAGGCCCTCCTATTCGGTATACTCGTGTAAAGGAAGTGGCGGAACATTAAGCGACGATGAGAATGAATTGGGTTACAAGGCGAATATCGATGAAGACGATGAGTTCTGGAGCCGGTACGACAACTATTATCCCTATGGATACAACTGGGACGAGCGGGAAGATCCGTGCAGCAATTCATATTATAATCGCGACCGATGGGCTTCACGAAGTGTCTTGGCATCGAACATCGGCCTTATCGCTAAGAACGGAAGCAATAACAACCTTACTGTCGCAGTTACCGATATTCTGAGTGCGGAGCCTAAAGGTGGTGTTACATTGCAGTTCCTCGACTACCAGCAGCAGATCATAGGCGAAGCAAAGTCGGGTAGCGACGGCATCGTTACAATTGCTCTTAAACGTAAACCCTATCTGCTTGTGGCAAAGAACGGTGATGAAAGAGCCTACTTAAAGCTGGATGATGGAAGTTCGCTACCACTAAGCCGCTTCAACACGGGAGGCGAACAAATTCAAAAGGGACTAAAGGGATTCATATATGGAGAAAGAGGTGTATGGAGGCCAGGCGATTCGTTGAATATTACTTTTATACTCGACGACAGGGAGAACAAACTTCCAGTTGGGCATCCCGTGAGTTTCGAGCTTTATACACCGCAGGGTCAGCTCTATAAACGTCTGATCAGGAACAAAGGTCTTAATGGATTTTATGCTTTTAAAACAGCTACAGAACAGGGCTCACCAACCGGTAACTGGCAGGCCAAAATAAAAGCAGGGGGTGCGGTATTTGAAAAGAGGATCCGAATAGAGACGATTATGCCCAACCGGCTGAAAATCGATCTGTCATTCGGAGGGAAAAAGATACTTCGGAAAGATGAAGGGCTCGCCGCAACCCTGAGATCAGAGTGGTTGTTCGGCGGCGCCGCCAGAAATCTGAAAGCACGTGTCGATGCCTTTGTGAGTGCTGATAA
The window above is part of the Arcticibacter tournemirensis genome. Proteins encoded here:
- the topA gene encoding type I DNA topoisomerase, which translates into the protein MAKNLLIVESPAKAKTIEGYLGKDFMVKSSYGHIRDLVKTDDAIDVLNNFTQKYEVPADKKAVVSELKKLAKEADVVWLASDEDREGEAISWHLFETLGLKEDKTKRIVFHEITKPAILRAIDNPRKIDYNLVNAQQARRVLDRLVGFELSPVLWKKVKPSLSAGRVQSVAVRLIVEREREINKFKTTAAYKVVAIFSTGKQKELFRADLSERFDTEAEATEFLQACKNAAYKIESLETRPAKRSPAPPFTTSTLQQEASRKLGFSVSRTMTVAQKLYESGKITYMRTDSVNLSETALDAASNEINKAYGNQYHQLRKFKTKSAGAQEAHEAIRPTYFDQHSIEGDNSEKRLYELIWKRAIASQMSEARFEKTTAKIGISTRAEQFIANGEVMKFDGFLKVYIESTDEDQDVNLDDESGNAILPPLSKGQDLKAQEITATERFSRPPARYTEASLVKKLEELGIGRPSTYAPTISTVQNRGYVVKEDREGKSRTYCVFSLKNGEINKDTKTEITGAEKAKLFPTDIGAVVNDFLIQYFKGIVDYHFTANVEKEFDEIAHGLKEWTEMLKSFYSPFHQEVENTIQTAEKARGERDLGIDPASGKKVSVRIGRFGPFVQIGEADDEEKPRYASLRSGQMIETISLEDALELFNLPKKVGAFEDKDMTVAIGRFGPYIRHNSAFYSLPKDVDPHSVTEEQAIEIIKNKRIKDAEKLIKTFDEDPAVKVLNGRWGPYIEYGKQNVKIPKGKEAKDLTFEEVKALAEAAEKEPKKKGGRFAKKKG